Proteins encoded by one window of Nocardioides euryhalodurans:
- a CDS encoding transcriptional regulator, giving the protein MSTTSDDLQSRRLDSVRAWTQFVEGGDDAADAVRPEILSSWRLSTASIGPDVAQAPLADEAETAAYFQGSPLQIAVERVESELRKTAEDGDLVLAVTDPETRILWTYGGRVMRRKAESVNFVPAGRWDEASVGTNALAIASRTGDPSMVFSAEHFAPIVHNWVCWAAPVHDPVSGEQLGVIDLSTTWERTHPIGLATARVLARLIETAMPRSHQWDGVRRDLAPPEPGLTLSLLGTAEAWLDGQRLLLNRRQTEVLAVLCLHPEGISLERLHAMVYGDQAVTLSTLKAEVSHLRSALGGQLASRPYRLTMPVRTDVEEVLILLGRGEVKAAVASYGGDLLPGTNAPALAELADYLAVSMREALLADPEPAAVLRYSELAPHDTEVVERSLAALGDVEHPLKALLKGRLAAARR; this is encoded by the coding sequence ATGAGCACCACGAGCGACGACCTGCAGTCACGACGTCTCGACTCGGTGCGCGCGTGGACGCAGTTCGTCGAGGGCGGTGACGACGCCGCGGACGCGGTGCGTCCCGAGATCCTCAGCAGCTGGCGGCTCTCCACCGCCTCGATCGGCCCCGACGTGGCCCAGGCGCCGCTGGCCGACGAGGCCGAGACGGCGGCGTACTTCCAGGGCTCGCCGCTCCAGATCGCGGTCGAGCGCGTCGAGTCCGAGCTCCGCAAGACCGCCGAGGACGGCGACCTGGTGCTCGCGGTGACCGACCCCGAGACCCGGATCCTCTGGACGTACGGCGGTCGGGTGATGCGCCGGAAGGCCGAGTCGGTCAACTTCGTGCCGGCCGGTCGCTGGGACGAGGCCAGCGTCGGGACCAACGCGCTGGCGATCGCCTCGCGCACCGGGGACCCGTCGATGGTCTTCAGCGCCGAGCACTTCGCGCCGATCGTCCACAACTGGGTGTGCTGGGCGGCACCCGTCCACGACCCGGTGTCGGGGGAGCAGCTCGGCGTGATCGACCTGTCGACGACCTGGGAGCGGACCCACCCGATCGGGCTCGCGACCGCGCGGGTGCTGGCCCGGCTGATCGAGACCGCGATGCCCCGCTCCCACCAGTGGGACGGGGTCCGGCGCGACCTCGCGCCGCCCGAGCCGGGGCTCACCCTGTCGCTGCTCGGCACCGCCGAGGCGTGGCTCGACGGGCAGCGGCTGCTGCTCAACCGGCGCCAGACCGAGGTGCTCGCGGTGCTGTGCCTCCACCCCGAGGGCATCTCGCTGGAGCGGCTCCACGCGATGGTCTACGGCGACCAGGCGGTCACGCTGTCGACGCTCAAGGCGGAGGTGTCCCACCTGCGCTCGGCGCTGGGCGGCCAGCTGGCCTCGCGCCCCTACCGGCTCACGATGCCGGTCCGCACCGACGTCGAGGAGGTGCTCATCCTCCTCGGGCGCGGCGAGGTCAAGGCCGCCGTCGCGTCGTACGGCGGCGACCTGCTGCCCGGCACCAACGCCCCGGCCCTCGCCGAGCTCGCCGACTACCTCGCCGTCTCGATGCGGGAGGCGCTGCTGGCCGACCCCGAGCCCGCCGCCGTGCTGCGCTACAGCGAGCTGGCCCCTCACGACACCGAGGTCGTGGAGCGCAGTCTCGCGGCGCTCGGCGACGTCGAGCACCCCCTGAAGGCGCTGCTCAAGGGCCGGCTCGCCGCTGCCCGGCGCTGA
- the crcB gene encoding fluoride efflux transporter CrcB — protein sequence MTLLLVLLGGAVGAPLRYLADGWVTARVRGPVPWGTFAVNVVGSFVLGLLLASGPEWLVILGGAGVCGALTTFSTFSFETVRLLEQGRSAPALINVVGSVGVGLAAAAAGWWLGSV from the coding sequence GTGACGCTGCTCCTGGTCCTGCTCGGCGGCGCGGTGGGGGCGCCGCTGCGCTACCTGGCCGACGGCTGGGTGACCGCACGGGTGCGCGGCCCCGTCCCCTGGGGGACGTTCGCGGTGAACGTGGTCGGGTCGTTCGTGCTCGGGCTGCTCCTCGCGTCGGGCCCGGAGTGGCTGGTCATCCTCGGCGGGGCCGGCGTCTGCGGGGCGCTGACGACGTTCTCGACGTTCTCGTTCGAGACCGTGCGCCTGCTGGAGCAGGGACGGAGCGCGCCCGCGCTGATCAACGTCGTCGGCAGCGTGGGTGTGGGCCTGGCCGCGGCCGCGGCCGGGTGGTGGCTCGGGTCGGTCTGA
- the crcB gene encoding fluoride efflux transporter CrcB — MSHHAPPVDPDARAPGSGPRVLAAVALGGGLGSAARWSVSELLVADGFPWATFAVNVAGCLLLGVLMVVVTDVVTDRPLLRPFVGVGVLGGFTTFSTYAVETRDLLAAGEAAVASAYVLGSVAAGLVAVWAGLLLTRRALDAGARS, encoded by the coding sequence GTGAGCCACCACGCCCCACCGGTCGACCCGGACGCCCGGGCGCCCGGGAGCGGTCCCCGGGTGCTGGCCGCGGTGGCCCTCGGCGGTGGCCTCGGCTCGGCCGCCCGCTGGTCGGTCTCCGAGCTGCTGGTGGCCGACGGCTTCCCATGGGCGACCTTCGCCGTCAACGTCGCGGGCTGCCTGCTGCTGGGCGTGCTGATGGTCGTCGTGACCGACGTGGTCACCGACCGGCCGCTGCTCCGGCCGTTCGTCGGGGTGGGGGTGCTGGGGGGCTTCACGACCTTCTCGACGTACGCGGTGGAGACGCGCGACCTGCTCGCGGCGGGCGAGGCCGCGGTGGCGTCGGCGTACGTGCTGGGGAGCGTGGCGGCGGGGCTGGTGGCCGTCTGGGCCGGCCTGCTCCTGACCCGACGAGCACTCGACGCGGGAGCACGCTCGTGA
- a CDS encoding (2Fe-2S)-binding protein encodes MARISLNVDGASVSDDVEPRMLLVHYLREKLGKTGTVVGCDTSNCGACTVHLDGQSVKSCNMLAVQADGHEVTTIEGLADGEKLHPVQEAFRECHGLQCGYCTPGMIMQSIDLLNEHPHPTEEQVREGLEGNLCRCTGYHNIVRSVLHAAEGGASS; translated from the coding sequence ATGGCCCGGATCAGTCTCAACGTCGATGGGGCGTCCGTCTCCGACGACGTCGAACCCCGCATGCTGCTCGTGCACTACCTGCGCGAGAAGCTCGGCAAGACCGGCACCGTCGTCGGGTGCGACACGAGCAACTGCGGTGCCTGCACCGTGCACCTGGACGGCCAGAGCGTGAAGTCCTGCAACATGCTCGCCGTGCAGGCCGACGGCCACGAGGTCACGACCATCGAGGGCCTCGCCGACGGCGAGAAGCTGCACCCGGTCCAGGAGGCGTTCCGCGAGTGCCACGGCCTCCAGTGCGGCTACTGCACGCCCGGGATGATCATGCAGTCCATCGACCTCCTCAACGAGCACCCGCACCCCACCGAGGAGCAGGTGCGCGAGGGCCTCGAGGGCAACCTGTGCCGCTGCACCGGGTACCACAACATCGTCCGCAGCGTCCTCCACGCCGCCGAGGGGGGTGCGTCCTCGTGA
- a CDS encoding xanthine dehydrogenase family protein molybdopterin-binding subunit codes for MTATQERPAAEIGRDRRRKEDQRLITGRTRWTDNLTLPGMLHLAMVRSPFAHATITSIDTEAAKSAPDIVTVVTGADVADEQGSIPTAWNITTEQKSPPHPAIAVDRVAFAGEIVAVVVARSAAAARDAAELVNVDYEELPAALDLKQAAEDTVLAHPDLGTNRSAFWQFDSADAGTGGSVDGAIEEARANGIVIEREYRQQRLIPAFMEPRSFVCDPTGEQLVLWSSTQIPHITRFFLAAVLGISESKIRVIAPDVGGGFGGKLQFVPEEIIAVLLARRTGKSVKYTETRSESLMAAHHGRDQWQRLTLAATSDGTVTGLKVDLLADLGAYAGTVGGGVPILGAFMFNAIYKFPAYQFNCTTLYTNKTLTDAYRGAGRPEATYAIERLMDELAVEVGVDPMAIREQNWIKHEEFPFTTVAGLEYDSGNYEAATEKAMAMFGYDDLRAEQKRRRDAGDRVQLGLGISTFTEMCGLAPSRVLGALNYGAGGWEHAAIRMGGTGKVEVVTGVSAHGQGHETAFSQIVADRLGVPFEDVEVLHGDTQIATKGYDTYGSRSLVVGGEALVRAADKVIEKARPIAAHLLEASVDDLEFTDGRFSVKGTDQGMAIGEIATAVFAAHNLPDGIEPSLDSDATFDPVSFSFPHGTHLCAMEVDTETGAVTMRKYVCVDDIGNIINPLIVAGQVHGGLVQGIAQALWEEAVHDDSGTLVSGSFVDYLLPTSADTISFDIDHTTSPSTTNTLGTKGVGEAGCIASTPAVVNAVVDAVRHLGISDIQMPCTPERVWKAIHDAGGGGADPTTGAAAPHFDESTGMDGTVDRTAGGAL; via the coding sequence GTGACCGCCACCCAGGAGCGCCCCGCGGCCGAGATCGGCCGCGACCGCCGCCGCAAGGAGGACCAGCGCCTGATCACCGGCCGTACCCGCTGGACCGACAACCTCACGCTGCCCGGCATGCTGCACCTCGCGATGGTGCGTAGCCCGTTCGCCCACGCCACCATCACCTCCATCGACACCGAGGCGGCGAAGTCCGCGCCCGACATCGTCACCGTCGTCACCGGGGCTGATGTCGCGGACGAGCAGGGAAGCATCCCGACGGCCTGGAACATCACGACGGAGCAGAAGTCGCCCCCGCACCCGGCCATCGCGGTCGACCGGGTGGCGTTCGCCGGTGAGATCGTGGCGGTGGTGGTCGCCCGCAGCGCCGCTGCCGCGCGCGACGCCGCCGAGTTGGTGAATGTCGACTACGAGGAGCTGCCGGCCGCCCTCGACCTCAAGCAGGCCGCCGAGGACACGGTCCTCGCGCACCCCGACCTCGGCACCAACAGGTCCGCCTTCTGGCAGTTCGACTCGGCCGATGCGGGGACGGGGGGCTCGGTCGACGGAGCCATCGAGGAGGCGCGGGCGAATGGCATCGTCATCGAGCGCGAGTACCGCCAGCAGCGGCTGATCCCCGCGTTCATGGAGCCGCGCTCGTTCGTGTGCGACCCCACCGGTGAGCAGCTGGTGCTCTGGTCCTCGACCCAGATCCCGCACATCACCCGGTTCTTCCTCGCCGCAGTGCTCGGGATCTCGGAGAGCAAGATCCGGGTCATCGCTCCGGATGTCGGGGGTGGCTTCGGAGGCAAGCTCCAGTTCGTCCCCGAGGAGATCATCGCCGTCCTCCTCGCTCGCCGCACCGGCAAATCGGTCAAGTACACCGAGACCCGCTCGGAGTCGCTGATGGCGGCCCACCACGGCCGCGACCAGTGGCAACGCCTGACTCTCGCGGCGACCAGCGACGGCACGGTCACCGGGCTCAAGGTCGACCTGCTCGCGGATCTCGGCGCCTACGCCGGGACGGTCGGCGGTGGAGTGCCGATCCTCGGGGCCTTCATGTTCAACGCCATCTACAAGTTCCCGGCCTACCAGTTCAACTGCACCACCCTCTACACCAACAAGACGCTCACCGACGCCTACCGTGGCGCGGGCCGTCCGGAGGCGACGTACGCGATCGAGCGGCTGATGGACGAGCTCGCCGTCGAGGTGGGTGTCGACCCGATGGCGATCCGCGAGCAGAACTGGATCAAGCACGAGGAGTTCCCCTTCACCACGGTGGCCGGACTGGAGTACGACTCCGGCAACTACGAGGCGGCCACCGAGAAGGCCATGGCGATGTTCGGCTACGACGACCTGCGGGCCGAGCAGAAGCGACGCCGCGACGCCGGTGACCGGGTCCAGCTCGGCCTCGGCATCTCGACCTTCACCGAGATGTGCGGCCTGGCGCCGAGCCGGGTGCTGGGGGCACTGAACTACGGCGCGGGTGGCTGGGAGCACGCGGCGATCCGGATGGGCGGCACCGGCAAGGTCGAGGTCGTCACCGGTGTCAGCGCCCACGGGCAGGGCCACGAGACGGCGTTCAGCCAGATCGTCGCCGACCGGCTGGGCGTCCCGTTCGAGGACGTGGAGGTGTTGCACGGCGACACCCAGATCGCCACGAAGGGTTACGACACCTACGGCTCGCGGTCGCTCGTCGTGGGCGGCGAGGCATTGGTCCGAGCGGCCGACAAGGTGATCGAGAAGGCGAGGCCGATCGCCGCCCACCTGCTGGAGGCGTCCGTCGACGACCTCGAGTTCACGGACGGTCGGTTCTCGGTCAAGGGCACCGACCAGGGGATGGCCATCGGGGAGATCGCCACCGCGGTCTTCGCGGCCCACAACCTCCCCGACGGCATCGAGCCCTCGCTCGACTCCGACGCGACCTTCGACCCGGTCAGCTTCTCCTTCCCGCACGGCACCCACCTGTGCGCGATGGAGGTCGACACCGAGACCGGTGCGGTCACGATGCGCAAGTACGTCTGCGTCGACGACATCGGCAACATCATCAACCCGCTGATCGTCGCGGGCCAGGTCCACGGCGGCCTGGTGCAGGGGATCGCCCAGGCGCTCTGGGAGGAGGCGGTGCACGACGACTCCGGGACCCTGGTCTCCGGGTCGTTCGTCGACTACCTGCTGCCGACCTCGGCCGACACGATCAGCTTCGACATCGACCACACCACGTCGCCGTCGACCACCAACACCCTCGGGACCAAGGGCGTCGGCGAGGCGGGCTGCATCGCATCCACCCCCGCCGTGGTCAACGCGGTCGTCGACGCCGTACGCCACCTCGGCATCTCCGACATCCAGATGCCCTGCACGCCCGAACGGGTGTGGAAGGCGATCCACGATGCCGGTGGTGGGGGTGCTGACCCGACCACGGGTGCGGCCGCCCCGCACTTCGACGAGTCGACCGGCATGGACGGCACCGTCGACCGGACCGCTGGAGGTGCGCTGTGA